Proteins co-encoded in one Corynebacterium tuberculostearicum genomic window:
- the pstA gene encoding phosphate ABC transporter permease PstA has protein sequence MTTTTNAKPASQGGATFLDISGSRKMTNNIATVVVWGAMILAMVPLAWVLWELIARGSGVILNAEWWTASQRGIMNSSAGGGAAHAIVGTFVQTILASIISIPIGIFTAIYLVEYSKGGWLGRITIFMVDILSGVPSIVAALFIFAMWITLFGFGRSGFAVALSLVLLMIPIVVRNTEEMLRVVPMDLREASYALGVPKWKTIARIVLPTALSGIVTGIMLAIARVMGESSPVLVLVGSSSVINWDAFKGSQSSLPLMMLDMYKAGAQPAVLDKLWGAALTLVILIAVLNIAARIISAKFSVKK, from the coding sequence ATGACTACGACAACTAATGCCAAGCCTGCCTCCCAAGGCGGCGCGACATTCTTGGACATCTCCGGCTCCCGCAAAATGACCAATAACATCGCCACGGTAGTGGTCTGGGGCGCAATGATTTTGGCCATGGTCCCGCTGGCTTGGGTTCTGTGGGAACTCATCGCCCGCGGCAGTGGCGTCATTCTCAACGCTGAGTGGTGGACCGCCTCCCAGCGCGGCATCATGAATAGTTCTGCTGGCGGCGGCGCTGCCCACGCAATCGTGGGTACCTTCGTCCAGACCATCCTGGCTTCTATCATTTCCATTCCGATTGGTATCTTCACCGCGATCTACCTGGTGGAGTACTCCAAGGGCGGTTGGCTCGGCCGCATCACCATCTTCATGGTGGACATCCTGTCCGGTGTGCCGTCCATCGTTGCGGCCCTGTTCATCTTCGCCATGTGGATCACCCTCTTCGGATTCGGTCGCTCCGGCTTTGCCGTGGCACTGTCCTTGGTGCTGCTGATGATTCCAATTGTGGTGCGCAATACTGAAGAGATGCTGCGCGTGGTTCCGATGGATTTGCGTGAGGCATCCTACGCGCTCGGCGTACCGAAGTGGAAGACCATCGCCCGCATTGTCTTGCCTACCGCACTGTCTGGCATCGTTACCGGCATCATGCTAGCGATTGCCCGCGTGATGGGTGAGTCCTCCCCAGTGCTGGTCTTGGTTGGTTCCTCCTCCGTCATTAACTGGGATGCTTTCAAGGGCTCTCAGTCTTCGCTTCCGCTGATGATGCTGGATATGTACAAGGCCGGTGCACAGCCCGCCGTGCTGGACAAGCTCTGGGGCGCAGCCTTGACGCTGGTTATCCTCATCGCTGTTCTCAATATTGCGGCCCGCATCATTTCCGCAAAGTTCTCGGTTAAGAAGTAA